A region of Polynucleobacter sp. JS-Mosq-20-D10 DNA encodes the following proteins:
- a CDS encoding phosphoribosylanthranilate isomerase has protein sequence MGLLTNSPGRTRVKICGLKTPGDVDAAISSGVDALGFVFYPPSPRAVSPNIAAALISRLPAGVDAVGLVVNATDAEFEAIRAAAPITLWQFHGDESPEECRRLAAGQSWIKAARVGAGFAFDNFSLQYRQANALLLDALVEGYGGGGIPFDWSGIPQAWISANAPRVVLSGGLNVHNVGEAIARLHPCAVDVSSGVEISKGVKDHALMKEFIEAVRAADASTPS, from the coding sequence ATGGGCTTACTAACAAACTCTCCGGGCCGAACTAGGGTCAAAATCTGTGGTCTCAAGACGCCTGGTGACGTTGATGCTGCCATTAGCTCTGGTGTTGATGCGCTTGGCTTCGTGTTTTATCCCCCCAGTCCTAGAGCCGTTTCTCCAAATATAGCTGCCGCATTGATTTCTAGGCTTCCAGCAGGGGTTGATGCTGTCGGATTGGTGGTAAATGCTACCGATGCTGAATTTGAGGCTATTAGAGCGGCTGCTCCTATTACTTTGTGGCAGTTTCATGGGGATGAGTCACCAGAGGAATGCCGCCGCCTAGCTGCAGGGCAGTCCTGGATTAAGGCTGCACGTGTTGGAGCAGGCTTCGCGTTTGATAATTTTTCCCTACAATATAGGCAAGCAAATGCTCTTTTGCTCGATGCGCTCGTTGAGGGCTATGGAGGAGGGGGCATTCCTTTCGATTGGTCAGGAATTCCACAAGCATGGATAAGCGCAAACGCGCCTCGGGTCGTTTTGAGTGGTGGATTGAACGTTCACAACGTGGGCGAAGCTATTGCTCGTCTACATCCTTGCGCGGTTGACGTCTCTAGTGGCGTAGAAATCAGCAAAGGTGTCAAAGACCACGCCTTGATGAAAGAATTTATCGAGGCAGTGCGTGCGGCAGACGCAAGCACACCATCCTAA
- the leuB gene encoding 3-isopropylmalate dehydrogenase, with amino-acid sequence MKIAVLPGDGIGPEIVAEAVKVLNALGPKFDLETAPVGGAAYDVAGHPLPPATLELAKKADAILFGAVGDWKYDALARELRPEQAILGLRKHLELFANFRPAICYDELTAASSLKPEIVSGLDILIIRELNGDIYFGQPRGIRTSELPLFKGAREGFDMMHYSEPEVERIGRVAFEAARKRSKKVCSVDKANVLETSQLWRDVMIRVGKDYPDVELSHMYVDNAAMQLVKAPKAFDVVVTGNLFGDILSDEASMLTGSIGMLPSASLDKNNKGLYEPSHGSAPDIAGKGIANPLATILSAAMMLRYSLSLPAQADRIEAAVQKVLSQGLRTADIYTEGTKKVSTVEMGNAVVAALSK; translated from the coding sequence ATGAAAATTGCAGTCCTACCGGGCGATGGTATCGGCCCGGAAATCGTTGCTGAAGCCGTTAAGGTATTAAACGCGCTCGGCCCTAAATTTGACCTGGAGACAGCGCCTGTTGGAGGCGCTGCTTATGATGTTGCTGGGCATCCATTGCCTCCTGCGACTCTTGAGCTTGCTAAAAAAGCGGACGCTATATTGTTTGGTGCTGTGGGCGACTGGAAATATGACGCCTTGGCACGTGAACTCCGTCCAGAGCAAGCCATCTTGGGTTTGCGCAAGCATCTTGAATTGTTTGCCAATTTTAGACCTGCTATTTGCTATGACGAGCTTACCGCCGCATCAAGCTTGAAGCCTGAAATTGTTAGCGGTCTGGATATATTGATTATTCGTGAACTGAATGGCGATATCTATTTTGGTCAGCCACGTGGTATTCGTACTTCTGAATTGCCTTTATTTAAGGGTGCACGCGAAGGTTTCGACATGATGCATTACAGCGAGCCTGAAGTAGAGCGTATTGGCCGTGTAGCTTTTGAAGCAGCTCGTAAACGTAGCAAAAAGGTATGTAGCGTGGATAAGGCCAATGTTTTGGAGACTTCGCAGTTGTGGCGTGATGTCATGATTCGTGTTGGCAAAGATTATCCAGATGTTGAGTTATCGCACATGTATGTTGATAACGCTGCCATGCAATTAGTTAAGGCACCTAAGGCATTTGATGTGGTGGTGACTGGCAACTTGTTTGGCGACATTCTCTCGGATGAAGCTTCAATGTTGACGGGCTCAATTGGCATGTTGCCATCCGCTTCTTTGGATAAAAATAATAAAGGCTTGTACGAACCAAGTCACGGCTCAGCACCCGATATTGCAGGTAAGGGTATTGCTAATCCACTGGCAACTATTCTTTCTGCTGCCATGATGCTGCGTTACTCATTGAGTTTGCCTGCCCAAGCCGATCGTATTGAAGCGGCTGTCCAAAAGGTTTTATCTCAAGGTTTACGTACAGCCGATATCTACACCGAAGGTACAAAGAAAGTTTCTACCGTTGAAATGGGCAATGCCGTTGTTGCCGCCCTTTCAAAATAA
- the accD gene encoding acetyl-CoA carboxylase, carboxyltransferase subunit beta, producing MSWIDKLLPPQIQHTDPANRKSVPEGLWVKCPSCETVLYSTDIEANLSVCPKCSHHMRLGARQRLDSLLDPKGRYEIGADVYPIDPLKFKDSKKYPDRLKEASDASGETEALIVLGGKIENIPVVAACFEFQYMGGSMGSVVGERFARGVKEAIAKKCAFICITATGGARMQESLLSLFQMAKTNSMLTLLSKKGLPYISVLTDPTMGGISASFAFMGDVVMAEPKALIGFAGPRVIEQTVREKLPEGFQRSEFLMQKGGIDMIVDRRQMRGEIARLLALLQQLPEPAIAGSAAV from the coding sequence ATGAGCTGGATTGATAAATTATTACCCCCACAAATCCAACATACGGATCCTGCCAATCGCAAATCTGTACCTGAAGGACTTTGGGTTAAGTGCCCCAGCTGTGAAACCGTGCTCTACAGCACTGATATCGAAGCGAATTTATCGGTTTGCCCAAAATGTAGTCACCACATGCGCCTTGGCGCCCGTCAGCGCCTCGATAGTCTGTTGGACCCAAAAGGCCGCTACGAGATTGGCGCCGATGTTTACCCAATCGACCCCCTCAAATTTAAAGATTCCAAAAAGTACCCAGATCGCCTAAAAGAAGCTAGTGATGCCTCTGGCGAAACCGAGGCCTTAATTGTTCTTGGTGGAAAGATTGAGAACATACCAGTGGTGGCAGCCTGTTTTGAATTCCAATACATGGGCGGCTCAATGGGTTCGGTTGTGGGTGAGCGTTTTGCTCGCGGCGTAAAAGAGGCCATTGCTAAGAAGTGTGCCTTTATTTGTATTACCGCAACTGGTGGCGCGCGTATGCAAGAAAGCTTACTATCCCTCTTTCAGATGGCTAAGACTAACTCGATGCTAACCCTGCTCTCTAAAAAAGGTTTGCCCTACATTAGCGTCTTAACTGACCCAACTATGGGCGGAATTTCTGCCAGCTTTGCGTTTATGGGTGATGTTGTGATGGCTGAACCAAAAGCCTTAATTGGTTTTGCGGGTCCGCGTGTGATCGAGCAAACCGTTCGTGAAAAATTACCAGAAGGTTTTCAGCGCTCTGAGTTTTTGATGCAAAAGGGCGGTATAGACATGATCGTTGATCGTCGGCAGATGCGTGGTGAGATTGCTCGTTTGTTGGCCTTGCTACAGCAACTACCTGAGCCTGCGATTGCGGGTAGCGCAGCTGTATAA
- the asd gene encoding aspartate-semialdehyde dehydrogenase has protein sequence MSNTKTPLVGLVGWRGMVGSVLMERMLAEKDFDLIEPVFFSTSQAGGEVPFLNGQKVAKSENALLDANDIKALSRCDIILTCQGGDYTNEIFPQLRSAGWQGHWIDAASALRMKDDAVLILDPVNRPVIDKALAAGGKNWIGSNCTVSLMMMAMGGLVKADMVEWISAMTYQAASGAGAQNMRELLLQMGALRDSVATELADPSSWILDIDRKITETLRSPDFPKKNFRNTPLAGSLIPWIDVPVENGQTKEEWKGGAEFNKILGRPAFRTPGSIPIDGLCVRVGAMRCHSQGLTVKLKKDIPLKEIEAILANDNQWVKVIPNDRETTERELSPAAVSGALTIPIGRLHKMAMGPEYLGAFTVGDQLLWGAAEPLRRMLRILLESNA, from the coding sequence ATGTCAAATACAAAAACTCCCTTAGTAGGTTTAGTTGGCTGGCGCGGTATGGTTGGCAGCGTTCTCATGGAAAGAATGTTGGCTGAAAAAGATTTTGACCTGATTGAGCCTGTATTTTTTAGTACTAGTCAGGCTGGCGGTGAAGTGCCGTTCTTAAATGGTCAAAAAGTAGCTAAGAGTGAAAATGCTTTGCTCGATGCGAATGATATCAAAGCACTTTCGCGCTGCGATATTATTTTGACCTGTCAGGGTGGTGACTACACCAATGAGATTTTTCCTCAACTGCGTTCCGCTGGTTGGCAGGGCCACTGGATTGATGCCGCTAGCGCCTTACGTATGAAGGATGATGCGGTCTTGATTTTGGATCCAGTGAATCGTCCAGTAATTGATAAAGCATTGGCTGCTGGTGGAAAAAACTGGATTGGCAGTAACTGCACAGTCAGTCTAATGATGATGGCTATGGGTGGTCTTGTTAAGGCTGATATGGTTGAGTGGATTAGTGCTATGACCTACCAGGCGGCCTCAGGTGCTGGCGCCCAAAATATGCGCGAACTGTTGTTACAAATGGGCGCATTGCGCGATAGCGTGGCTACTGAATTGGCCGATCCTTCTTCTTGGATTCTGGATATTGATCGCAAAATCACTGAGACATTACGTTCACCTGATTTTCCAAAGAAAAACTTCCGTAATACTCCCTTAGCAGGTAGTCTGATTCCTTGGATTGATGTTCCCGTAGAGAACGGTCAAACTAAAGAAGAGTGGAAGGGCGGAGCCGAATTTAATAAGATCTTAGGTCGACCTGCGTTTAGAACTCCAGGCAGTATTCCCATTGATGGTTTATGTGTCCGTGTTGGCGCTATGCGCTGTCACTCACAAGGTCTCACCGTCAAACTCAAAAAAGATATTCCGCTTAAAGAAATTGAGGCAATATTGGCCAATGACAATCAATGGGTCAAGGTGATCCCAAATGATCGTGAGACTACTGAACGTGAATTATCTCCAGCAGCTGTTAGCGGCGCATTGACGATACCTATTGGACGATTGCATAAGATGGCAATGGGTCCTGAATATCTTGGTGCTTTTACTGTAGGCGATCAACTTTTATGGGGAGCAGCTGAGCCCTTGCGTCGAATGTTAAGAATCCTATTGGAAAGTAATGCCTAA
- the leuD gene encoding 3-isopropylmalate dehydratase small subunit: MEKFTVYKGLVAPLNRENVDTDAIIPKQFLKSIKKTGFGQNLFDEWRYLDHGEPGQDCSTRPINPDFVLNQPRYKDAGILLARKNFGCGSSREHAPWALDQYGFRAVIAPSFADIFYNNCFKNGLLPITLSELQVDHLFNETLAFSGFQLTIDLEAQQVISPDGTAYSFDVAPFRKHCLLNGLDDIGLTLQHADKIKAYEAERILKMPWLATQLP, translated from the coding sequence ATGGAAAAATTTACGGTATACAAAGGCTTGGTAGCTCCGCTTAATCGCGAAAATGTAGATACCGATGCCATCATCCCAAAGCAGTTCTTAAAATCAATTAAGAAAACGGGTTTTGGCCAGAATTTATTTGATGAGTGGCGTTATCTCGATCATGGTGAGCCTGGTCAAGACTGCAGTACACGCCCAATCAATCCAGATTTTGTTTTAAATCAGCCCCGCTATAAAGATGCTGGTATTTTGCTAGCTCGTAAGAATTTTGGCTGTGGCAGCTCCCGTGAGCACGCACCTTGGGCATTAGATCAGTATGGCTTTAGAGCGGTCATTGCCCCTAGTTTTGCGGACATCTTTTACAACAATTGCTTCAAAAATGGGCTTTTACCGATCACTCTCTCGGAGTTGCAGGTAGACCATTTATTTAATGAAACTCTGGCTTTTAGTGGCTTTCAGCTCACAATTGACCTAGAGGCCCAGCAAGTTATCTCCCCTGATGGAACCGCTTATAGCTTTGATGTGGCGCCATTCAGAAAGCATTGCCTGCTCAACGGCTTAGACGATATTGGCTTAACCCTGCAACATGCAGATAAAATCAAGGCTTACGAAGCTGAGCGCATTCTCAAGATGCCTTGGCTTGCTACACAACTGCCGTAG
- the truA gene encoding tRNA pseudouridine(38-40) synthase TruA: MRIALGLQYDGSAFSGWQTQVNQPTIQDELEKAISSFVGNDARNSYPIRVITAGRTDAGVHALGQVVHFDVNVERESWSWVRGVNAFLPDSIVINWAQPVTDEFSARYSAHERTYIYALHAGPCRSPMTADRAGYVMLPADRWFDIHAMRLAAECLIGEHDFTSFRSSECQSKTPVKIMYSIEIFSNEPWLYFRIKGNAFLHHMVRNLVGSFIQIGVGKQSANWMAEVLAAKDRSVAAPTFSPAGLYLAQIAYPEGFNIPKPWLSNSWLPKAIFV; encoded by the coding sequence ATGCGCATTGCCCTTGGACTTCAGTATGACGGCAGTGCCTTCTCTGGTTGGCAGACACAGGTAAATCAGCCCACTATTCAAGATGAGTTGGAGAAGGCTATTAGCTCGTTTGTTGGTAATGATGCCCGGAACTCTTATCCTATTCGCGTCATTACTGCTGGTCGAACAGATGCCGGGGTTCATGCATTAGGTCAAGTTGTCCACTTTGATGTCAATGTTGAGCGAGAAAGCTGGTCGTGGGTGAGGGGGGTTAACGCATTCCTGCCAGATTCTATTGTGATTAATTGGGCTCAGCCAGTTACGGATGAATTTAGCGCTCGCTACTCAGCTCATGAACGCACTTATATTTATGCATTGCATGCAGGACCTTGCCGCTCCCCCATGACTGCCGATCGCGCTGGTTATGTGATGCTTCCAGCAGATCGCTGGTTTGATATTCATGCGATGAGATTGGCAGCTGAATGTTTGATTGGTGAGCATGACTTCACGTCTTTTCGTTCCTCAGAATGTCAAAGCAAGACTCCAGTGAAGATCATGTATTCCATCGAAATTTTCTCGAATGAGCCATGGCTGTATTTCAGGATCAAAGGGAATGCCTTCTTGCATCACATGGTGCGCAATTTAGTAGGGAGCTTCATCCAAATTGGCGTAGGCAAACAATCAGCTAATTGGATGGCCGAGGTTTTGGCCGCGAAAGATCGTAGTGTTGCAGCCCCTACGTTTTCACCTGCGGGCCTCTATTTAGCCCAAATTGCCTATCCAGAAGGATTCAATATCCCAAAACCATGGCTTTCAAATTCTTGGTTGCCTAAGGCGATTTTCGTTTAA
- a CDS encoding FimV/HubP family polar landmark protein: MPNIQMLKFIFASLIGIALSTSVFAVTLGKANLVSNPGESLRIEVPIELAPDEQALLTTLSASIPSASAYERLGISPKILDFNTQVMVYRSKDGRLMVLVETVEAVPISEDIFVDLLLTLNWSTGSITRIYTFLNGTLPKFVVEPGQTLSSIASKMDSGSPKFSIDQKMMALYQANPDAFAGGNINRLRAGSELVIPDPASVQAIDSKLAKDFVDSAAQPRAEKKSDLASVEVSVDDVINSANRLKIGSSGDRDADTKRITEEIVAQEKILEQTNVRAQELEKNVADLKKLLAESQGSSEVLDSGKSGFNAKALFLGLLALVLITCLLIWFFISNSRKTPLPHINARDYPAEHERVQSAAPDQHSGDHEGVPDKAKALFGSINLDLPVAKPSTSDLTPDELRVRLNLARAYITIEDFSAAKKSLEEIVRIGASIDPEIVVEARGVLAELSHSNS, encoded by the coding sequence ATGCCTAATATTCAGATGCTGAAATTTATCTTTGCTAGTCTTATTGGTATCGCACTATCGACTAGTGTCTTTGCCGTTACATTAGGCAAGGCGAATTTGGTATCTAATCCTGGCGAAAGTCTTCGAATTGAGGTTCCCATTGAGTTGGCTCCAGATGAGCAAGCCCTTTTAACAACTTTATCGGCGTCAATACCATCGGCAAGCGCTTATGAGCGCCTTGGTATTTCACCTAAAATTTTGGACTTCAATACCCAAGTCATGGTTTATCGATCAAAGGATGGGCGGTTGATGGTTTTGGTAGAAACGGTGGAAGCCGTACCGATCTCTGAGGATATCTTTGTAGATTTATTACTCACCTTAAATTGGTCAACAGGTTCAATTACTAGAATCTATACATTTTTGAATGGGACTTTGCCTAAGTTTGTTGTGGAGCCTGGACAAACCCTCTCTTCGATTGCTTCAAAGATGGATTCAGGTTCACCAAAGTTTTCGATCGACCAGAAAATGATGGCTTTATATCAAGCTAATCCGGATGCTTTTGCGGGTGGCAATATTAATCGTTTACGGGCTGGTTCTGAGCTCGTGATTCCTGATCCAGCCTCAGTACAGGCGATTGATTCTAAGCTTGCTAAGGATTTTGTAGACTCAGCGGCTCAACCACGGGCTGAGAAAAAGAGTGACCTGGCTAGCGTAGAAGTTAGTGTTGATGATGTTATTAATTCTGCAAATCGTTTAAAGATCGGCTCTAGCGGAGACCGGGATGCAGATACCAAGCGCATTACGGAAGAAATAGTAGCCCAAGAAAAAATTCTCGAACAAACTAATGTGAGAGCGCAAGAGTTGGAGAAGAATGTCGCAGACTTAAAAAAATTATTAGCTGAATCTCAAGGCTCTTCAGAGGTGCTTGATTCGGGAAAGAGCGGGTTTAACGCAAAGGCACTTTTTCTTGGCTTGCTTGCGCTTGTTTTAATTACTTGTCTTTTGATTTGGTTCTTTATTAGTAATTCGCGTAAAACTCCATTGCCTCATATCAACGCTCGTGACTACCCAGCCGAACACGAGCGGGTGCAATCTGCAGCGCCCGATCAGCATTCTGGTGATCATGAGGGTGTTCCCGATAAAGCTAAGGCATTGTTCGGAAGCATTAATCTAGATTTGCCTGTTGCTAAGCCCTCCACATCAGATCTGACGCCTGATGAACTTAGGGTTAGATTAAATCTAGCCAGAGCCTACATCACTATTGAAGATTTTTCCGCAGCCAAGAAATCTTTAGAAGAGATTGTTCGTATTGGCGCATCAATCGACCCTGAAATTGTGGTTGAAGCGCGCGGTGTTTTAGCCGAGCTTTCACATAGTAATAGCTAA
- the trpA gene encoding tryptophan synthase subunit alpha, translating to MSKITALFTELKASGKKGLIPFITAGDPDPKLTVELMHALVRGGANVIELGVPFSDPMADGPVIQRSSERALTQGVTLRGCLEMVKEFRKTNVDTPIVLMGYANPVEQMGAERFATEAKAAGVDGVLIVDYPPEECVDFAHQMKIAGVDPIFLLAPTSSQDRIKDAAKIAAGYIYYVSMRGVTGASHLNTQDVASIIPKIREATPIPIAVGFGINDAESARAVSKTADAVVIGSRIIRLLEDCAPGQAVQSLETFIREIRVALDS from the coding sequence ATGTCAAAAATTACTGCACTCTTCACTGAACTAAAAGCTAGCGGAAAAAAAGGTCTGATCCCTTTCATTACTGCCGGTGATCCCGATCCAAAACTCACTGTTGAATTAATGCACGCATTGGTTCGTGGTGGTGCTAACGTCATTGAGCTTGGGGTGCCATTTTCTGATCCGATGGCTGATGGTCCAGTTATTCAACGCTCATCTGAAAGAGCGCTCACTCAAGGCGTGACCTTGCGTGGTTGTCTAGAAATGGTGAAAGAGTTTCGTAAAACCAATGTGGATACACCGATCGTTTTAATGGGCTATGCCAATCCAGTTGAGCAGATGGGAGCAGAGCGCTTTGCAACGGAAGCTAAAGCTGCCGGTGTTGATGGTGTTTTGATCGTGGACTACCCTCCAGAGGAGTGCGTTGATTTTGCTCACCAAATGAAGATAGCGGGTGTTGATCCTATTTTTCTATTGGCTCCCACCTCATCACAAGATCGTATAAAAGATGCAGCCAAAATAGCTGCTGGTTATATCTACTATGTTTCTATGCGGGGGGTAACAGGTGCATCTCATCTGAATACTCAGGATGTAGCCAGCATTATTCCTAAGATTCGTGAGGCTACGCCAATTCCGATCGCAGTTGGTTTTGGTATTAATGACGCTGAAAGTGCCCGTGCAGTATCAAAAACAGCTGATGCGGTGGTGATTGGCAGTCGAATTATTCGTCTTTTGGAGGATTGTGCCCCTGGCCAAGCGGTACAATCACTCGAAACCTTCATACGTGAAATTCGTGTCGCTTTAGATAGTTAA
- the folC gene encoding bifunctional tetrahydrofolate synthase/dihydrofolate synthase, which yields MNLPLQNPILFSSLTAWLSHLETAHPVGIDMGLARINRVKDVLDLHFDCPVITVAGTNGKGSTCAYLESILLASGYKVGCHMSPHLLAFNERARVNGEEVNDDLLLEHFAIVEKARVSLANAPTLTYFEFTTLAIMHLFSKANLDAVVLEVGMGGRLDAVNIVDADCAIVTSIDIDHADFLGGTREAIGFEKAGIFRAGGIAVCGDPVPPQSLIDHAEKLGCDLWLQGRDYNFQGDKQQWGWAGRQKRFSGLGYPALRGANQILNASAVIAALMALHQRLPVSAQDIRNGFAMVELPGRFQVLPGQPTIVLDVAHNPHAAATLGQGLDKMGYHPYTYAIFGAMADKDIAGVIKPLLNSVDFWFCTDLPTPRAASAAALSEKLVDLGVSVKNGEDGGIECFPDPAAAYQKALSMAGEGDRIVTFGSFYTVAGVMAYRNNQAH from the coding sequence TTGAATCTTCCCCTTCAAAACCCCATCCTCTTTTCTAGCTTAACGGCTTGGCTTAGTCATCTCGAAACAGCTCATCCTGTTGGTATCGACATGGGGCTTGCACGCATCAATCGTGTTAAGGATGTGCTAGACCTTCACTTTGATTGCCCGGTTATTACTGTGGCTGGCACCAATGGTAAGGGCTCTACCTGCGCCTATCTTGAGAGTATTTTGCTGGCGTCTGGCTATAAGGTTGGCTGCCATATGTCTCCGCATTTACTCGCATTTAATGAGCGTGCTCGAGTTAATGGTGAAGAGGTAAACGATGATCTTTTGCTAGAGCATTTTGCAATCGTTGAAAAAGCTCGCGTCAGCTTAGCGAATGCTCCAACCTTAACGTATTTTGAATTTACTACCTTGGCTATCATGCATTTATTTTCCAAGGCAAACCTAGATGCAGTAGTGCTTGAAGTGGGTATGGGGGGTCGCTTGGATGCTGTCAATATTGTTGATGCAGATTGTGCGATCGTCACGAGTATTGATATTGACCATGCTGATTTTTTGGGTGGCACACGTGAGGCAATTGGTTTTGAGAAAGCTGGCATTTTCCGAGCCGGCGGTATTGCAGTCTGTGGCGATCCCGTGCCTCCACAATCTTTAATTGATCACGCCGAAAAACTCGGATGTGATTTATGGCTACAGGGCCGTGACTATAACTTTCAAGGCGACAAGCAGCAGTGGGGTTGGGCGGGGCGTCAAAAGCGCTTTAGCGGTCTAGGCTACCCCGCATTGCGAGGTGCCAATCAGATTCTGAATGCATCCGCTGTGATTGCCGCATTAATGGCGTTGCATCAGCGACTGCCAGTTAGCGCACAGGATATCCGCAATGGCTTTGCTATGGTGGAGTTGCCAGGTCGTTTTCAGGTTCTTCCAGGTCAGCCCACTATCGTTTTGGATGTTGCCCATAATCCCCATGCAGCGGCCACATTAGGGCAAGGCTTGGATAAGATGGGCTATCACCCCTATACCTATGCCATTTTTGGTGCTATGGCGGATAAAGATATTGCCGGGGTTATTAAGCCCCTGTTGAATAGTGTGGACTTCTGGTTTTGTACTGATTTACCAACTCCCCGCGCCGCCAGTGCCGCAGCACTATCTGAAAAGCTGGTAGACCTAGGCGTGTCCGTCAAAAATGGGGAGGATGGCGGTATTGAGTGCTTCCCAGATCCAGCTGCAGCGTATCAAAAAGCGCTTTCTATGGCTGGTGAGGGTGATAGAATTGTTACCTTCGGATCCTTCTATACTGTTGCCGGAGTAATGGCATATCGAAATAACCAGGCCCATTGA
- the trpB gene encoding tryptophan synthase subunit beta, whose amino-acid sequence MYDKPDARGHFGPYGGVFVSETLMFALDELKAAYAKYQYDPEFLEEFHYELKHFVGRPSPVYHAKRWSEILGGAQIYLKREDLNHTGAHKINNVIGQAMLAKRMGKPRIIAETGAGQHGVATATICARFGLDCTVYQGSVDVARQAQNVFRMKLLGAKVVPVESGTKTLKDALNEAMRDWVTNVEDTFYIIGTVAGPHPYPMMVRDFQSVIGEECKIQMPVMTGRQPDYVMACVGGGSNAMGIFYPYIDFPEVKLIGVEAAGHGLNSGLHSAALCVGKPGVLHGNRTYLLQDENGQISETHSVSAGMDYPGVGPEHAWLKDSGRADYVAITDEEALKAFHDCCRIEGIIPALESAHAIAYACKLAPTLPKDKTILVNLSGRGDKDMHTVAQATGSEG is encoded by the coding sequence ATGTACGATAAGCCAGATGCACGGGGACACTTCGGTCCTTACGGTGGCGTATTTGTTTCTGAGACGCTCATGTTCGCTTTGGATGAGCTCAAAGCGGCTTATGCTAAATATCAATACGATCCAGAATTCTTAGAAGAATTTCATTATGAGCTTAAGCATTTTGTAGGTCGTCCATCACCGGTCTATCACGCTAAACGTTGGAGCGAGATATTGGGCGGTGCACAAATTTACCTTAAGCGTGAAGATCTAAATCATACTGGCGCACACAAAATCAACAATGTTATCGGTCAAGCCATGCTCGCTAAGCGCATGGGCAAGCCGCGCATCATTGCTGAGACTGGGGCGGGGCAGCATGGTGTTGCCACTGCAACTATTTGCGCTCGATTTGGTTTGGATTGCACTGTGTATCAAGGTTCTGTTGACGTAGCACGTCAAGCGCAAAATGTGTTCCGCATGAAATTGCTTGGTGCAAAAGTGGTGCCCGTTGAATCTGGAACGAAGACGCTGAAGGATGCGTTAAACGAAGCAATGCGTGACTGGGTTACTAATGTAGAAGATACCTTTTACATTATTGGCACTGTCGCCGGACCCCACCCTTATCCAATGATGGTCCGAGACTTTCAAAGCGTCATCGGGGAAGAGTGCAAAATACAAATGCCTGTAATGACTGGGCGTCAGCCTGACTATGTAATGGCTTGCGTTGGCGGCGGTTCTAATGCAATGGGTATTTTCTATCCTTACATTGATTTCCCAGAAGTCAAATTGATTGGCGTTGAAGCTGCGGGTCATGGCCTCAATAGCGGTCTTCACTCTGCAGCCCTTTGCGTTGGGAAGCCGGGTGTATTGCACGGCAATCGTACCTATCTTTTACAAGATGAAAATGGACAGATATCCGAAACGCATTCTGTGTCGGCTGGTATGGATTACCCTGGAGTTGGCCCTGAGCATGCTTGGTTAAAAGACTCAGGTCGCGCTGACTATGTGGCAATAACTGACGAAGAGGCATTGAAAGCTTTTCATGACTGCTGCCGTATTGAAGGCATCATTCCTGCCTTAGAATCTGCGCATGCGATTGCATATGCATGCAAATTAGCGCCCACGCTCCCTAAAGATAAAACGATCTTGGTCAACTTATCTGGTCGAGGTGACAAGGATATGCATACCGTTGCTCAAGCCACTGGTTCTGAGGGCTAA